The following proteins come from a genomic window of Aspergillus luchuensis IFO 4308 DNA, chromosome 3, nearly complete sequence:
- the SIP3 gene encoding putative transcription factor SipA3 (COG:T;~EggNog:ENOG410PHZZ;~InterPro:IPR039463,IPR031968,IPR027267,IPR011993, IPR001849,IPR042067;~PFAM:PF16016,PF00169;~TransMembrane:2 (o1149-1167i1179-1196o)), whose protein sequence is MSTQPQIPLPQVGKLVSVVPVGLKEAALDSPTFRATTLHFSDQIEFLERWLDGYARAASKLSSELAAMESAANIFLSYSTNPLLVSEAVLDHDYTLQSMRRCGDSTKDMWNGLISTVKKMENLIAEPIRAFMHEDLRTFKEIRRNLEQTQKQYDYLLARYSSQSKSKEPSSLREDAFQLHEARKAYLKASMDYSIQAPQLRNALDRLLVRVSYDQWRELKIFHNSNGTAFAKWGQEMDRIKGWAHEMEGSERSSKRELLTSRKQIEEAAENAARPSRELEDYSLSTVPYLGSRPLSTTSMSKEARPEKQGWVFLRTLSGKPTRTIWVRRWAFLKHGIFGCLVQGSRTGGVEESERIGVLLCSVRAAFQEERRFCFEVKTKSNTIMLQAETQKELMDWIAAFEAAKRKALENPASTDLSVSGKVTVQDPAFAISQPPAPEFAADPSDSLTPRASDEQSSADRSGMLALPERDPSAMRNSSDLSSYRRLTTLDSESSAREHASRMMQKLDLHRKSNNAVAPSTSLPGAGGGIASLISASHSALGPGSPPLPLDVDGTRTRSSTFGNDPPSTLAPGTLANPPAPTTMSKAAVIVSNERGIGLGQADKTGGMPSGMMANLWGSSNWGFMNWIERERIGLPGEQDSGPSDKPASPANDPSKQFLTAEADTSSGSPGNKPPKSGPRHRQTVSLDGDSSKMQRALLGDAHDYPSYYPQQLKIQDAQFRLLFPDIKKDEPLVMVFRATWNPNDQQDFPGRAYVTTQNIYFYSHHFGLVLTTCISLESIKEVTAAPGRDCDFLYLHMIPPPGDDTPGRGTVKTFLEPLRLLQRRLNFLIHNSTAAEPLGLEATFKTLNRMESEALTRTPSLDSWEDVAAGDDHVEGGESGTEPPKKDVGVYIDNDLDMHKKNGNGKDTPKFRLPTQPVQYVPQGDLHLAAEKVFDTSAKAVFHILFGDKSAVWQLLLHQRRAKGIKQGPWVRQESNHLRRDFHYEIETADALGRTHTKEISDYQMIDVLNDHLCYVITDKRTPWHLPFKRSFRLVSKVVITFVAKGKCKLSIYTKVEWLWSPYGLQHIIDKNATNDLEQDALDLVDLVGDQVRRLGAHSRTKKAITIFGHIGRQNFSSQFSPQTDLQLKLRNPRIQRSLPQLLFERCASLTESIVSDLMMWMFAFLRWVWKTTHANKVILILLLSSMLINGFYSSRDAYEWWHDRTVGNFMARIGVSPDNVMTKAIYMRDIDDAIANTTIGHGSENVSDCFATFHQQTVRSPGNTISLGTSGFRDSMTRSAARRIQQTRERLGSYRHDLLVALRVVNSIEREVIQSEWERWLRQELRRCRQIQILLGKNEGEEDVDLEVDRSGPSVFAELTDDVQQWYETYCTSCQAEHAQIEDERPLGAP, encoded by the exons ATGTCGACTCAGCCGCAGATCCCATTACCCCAGGTCGGGAAGCTCGTCAGCGTCGT TCCAGTTGGTCTAAAGGAGGCTGCTCTCGACTCGCCCACATTCCGAGCCACCACCCTTCACTTCTCCGACCAGATCGAATTCCTCGAAAGATGGCTCGACGGCTATGCGAGGGCCGCTTCCAAGCTCTCTTCGGAGCTTGCGGCAATGGAAAGCGCGGCGAACATCTTCCTGTCTTATTCTACGAACCCCCTACTGGTCTCCGAAGCCGTCCTGGATCATGATTACACGCTGCagtcgatgaggaggtgtGGTGACAGCACGAAGGACATGTGGAATGGGCTGATATCCACTGTCAAAAAGATGGAAAATCTTATTGCTGAGCCAATCCGGGCCTTCATGCATGAAGATTTGCGGACTTTCAAG GAGATCCGTCGCAACCTCGAGCAGACACAGAAACAGTACGACTATCTGTTGGCCCGATACTCGTCGCAATCGAAATCGAAGGAGCCTTCTTCATTAAGAGAGGATGCCTTTCAACTCCACGAAGCTCGCAAAGCTTACCTCAAAGCGTCGATGGACTATTCGATACAGGCCCCCCAATTGCGGAACGCGCTCGACCGACTGCTAGTCCGGGTTTCGTATGATCAGTGGCGGGAGCTCAAGATATTCCACAACAGCAATGGCACGGCGTTCGCGAAATGGGGTCAGGAGATGGATCGCATCAAAGGCTGGGCTCACGAGATGGAAGGGAGCGAGCGATCTTCCAAGCGGGAGCTTTTGACTTCGAGGAAACAgatcgaagaagcagcagagaaTGCAGCTAGGCCATCTCGAGAACTAGAAGACTACTCTTTGTCCACTGTTCCCTACCTCGGCTCCCGGCCTCTGTCGACAACCAGCATGAGCAAGGAGGCTAGACCCGAGAAGCAAGGATGGGTGTTCCTGCGAACACTTTCTGGCAAGCCTACCCGGACTATCTGGGTTAGACGGTGGGCATTCTTGAAACACGGCATTTTCGGCTGCCTTGTCCAAGGCTCGCGAACAGGTGGCGTTGAAGAGAGCGAAAGAATAGGCGTCCTTCTCTGCAGTGTTCGGGCTGCCTTTCAGGAAGAGCGCAGATTTTGCTTCGAAGTTAAAACCAAGAGCAATACCATCATGCTCCAGGCTGAAACTCAGAAAGAACTCATGGACTGGATTGCTGCCTTCGAGGCCGCCAAGCGGAAGGCTCTGGAAAATCCGGCTAGCACTGATCTTTCAGTGTCCGGCAAAGTTACTGTTCAGGATCCTGCTTTCGCAATCTCTCAGCCCCCGGCTCCCGAGTTTGCTGCCGATCCTTCTGATTCGCTCACTCCCCGTGCCAGTGACGAGCAGAGCTCTGCAGATCGCAGCGGGATGCTCGCCCTACCTGAAAGAGACCCATCCGCCATGAGGAACAGTAGTGACCTCAGCAGTTATAGGAGGTTGACGACGCTGGATTCCGAAAGCTCCGCACGCGAACACGCATCGCGTATGATGCAGAAGTTGGACCTTCACCGCAAATCAAACAATGCAGTGGCGCCGTCCACTTCGTTACCGGGTGCTGGAGGTGGCATAGCAAGCTTGATATCTGCCAGTCACAGTGCTCTTGGGCCGGGTAGCCCCCCTTTGCCCCTCGATGTTGATGGGACTAGGACTCGTAGCTCGACATTTGGCAACGATCCCCCCTCTACTCTTGCCCCAGGCACCTTGGCAAATCCACCTGCCCCAACAACTATGAGCAAGGCCGCTGTGATCGTAAGCAATGAAAGGGGTATAGGACTGGGCCAAGCCGACAAAACCGGAGGAATGCCGAGTGGCATGATGGCTAATCTGTGGGGTAGTTCAAACTGGGGCTTCATGAATTGGATTGAACGTGAACGCATAGGACTACCTGGCGAGCAGGACTCAGGCCCCTCAGACAAGCCGGCCTCGCCAGCGAATGATCCATCTAAACAATTCTTGACAGCCGAAGCTGACACGTCTAGTGGGTCCCCAGGGAATAAGCCGCCGAAGTCTGGGCCACGTCACAGGCAGACGGTGAGCCTTGACGGAGACTCGTCCAAGATGCAGCGGGCATTGCTTGGCGATGCGCACGACTATCCCAGTTACTACCCGCAGCAGCTTAAGATTCAGGATGCGCAGTTCCGGCTGCTATTTCCTGACATCAAAAAAGATGAACCTCTGGTTATGGTGTTCCGCGCTACCTGGAATCCTAACGATCAGCAAGATTTCCCCGGAAGGGCCTACGTTACGACCCAAAACATTTACTTCTACAGCCACCATTTCGGTCTAGTACTCACGACGTGTATCTCATTAGAGAGTATTAAAGAAGTTACTGCTGCCCCAGGAAGGGACTGTGACTTTTTGTATCTTCATATGATCCCTCCTCCAGGAGACGATACTCCGGGTCGTGGAACTGTTAAGACATTCCTTGAACCATTGcgacttcttcaacggcGACTTAACTTTTTGATTCATAATTCAACTGCCGCCGAGCCACTGGGCCTGGAAGCTACCTTCAAGACCTTGAACCGGATGGAGAGTGAAGCACTAACGCGGACTCCTAGCCTCGATAGCTGGGAGGATGTAGCTGCTGGGGACGATCAtgttgagggaggagaaagtgGCACGGAACCTCCGAAGAAAGATGTTGGTGTCTATATTGATAACGACCTGGACATGCATAAGaagaatggcaatggcaagGACACTCCCAAGTTCAGACTACCAACGCAGCCTGTTCAATATGTACCCCAAGGAGATCTTCATCTGGCAGCCGAAAAGGTCTTTGATACAAGTGCTAAAGCGGTCTTCCATATTCTTTTCGGAGACAAGAGCGCCGTCTGgcagcttctccttcatcaacggAGAGCGAAGG GTATCAAACAAGGACCCTGGGTCAGACAAGAGTCCAACCATCTTAGACGAGATTTCCATTATGAAATTGAGACGGCTGATGCCCTTG GACGTACCCATACTAAGGAGATCTCGGATTATCAGATGATTGATGTCCTGAATGATCATCTCTGCTATGTGATTACAGACAAGCGGACGCCTTGGCATCTTCCTTTCAAGAGATCCTTCAGGCTGGTCAGCAAGGTTGTGATTACATTTGTCGCAAAGGGAAAGTGCAAGCTCTCTATCTATACTAAAGTGGAGTGGCTGTGGTCCCCATATGGCCTTCAGC ATATTATTGATAAAAACGCCACCAATGATCTGGAGCAAGACGCGTTAGACCTTGTCGATCTAGTTGGCGACCAGGTCCGCAGGCTCGGCGCGCATAGTCGTACCAAGAAGGCCATTACAATTTTCGGACACATTGGACGTCAAAACTTCTCCTCCCAGTTCTCGCCACAGACCGACCTACAATTGAAGCTGCGCAACCCTCGCATTCAGAGGTCCCTGCCACAGCTTCTCTTTGAGAGGTGTGCATCTTTGACTGAGAGCATTGTTTCTGACctgatgatgtggatgttCGCTTTCCTACGTTGGGTGTGGAAGACCACACACGCAAACAAGGTCATTCTCATCTTATTATTGTCGAGTATGTTGATCAATGGGTTCTATTCGTCCCGCGATGCCTATGAATGGTGGCACGACAGGACTGTTGGGAACTTCATGGCCCGCATCGGAGTTAGCCCCGACAACGTCATGACCAAAGCTATTTACATGAGAGATATCGACGACGCGATCGCCAATACAACGATTGGCCACGGTAGTGAAAACGTGAGTGATTGTTTCGCAACCTTCCACCAGCAGACCGTACGCAGCCCAGGAAACACAATCT
- the KRI1 gene encoding KRRI-interacting protein 1 (BUSCO:EOG09262POL;~COG:J;~EggNog:ENOG410PME2;~InterPro:IPR018034,IPR024626;~PFAM:PF05178,PF12936) — MEPPAKRSRKLLDDDSSSDSGDESGGVPITNEDITFKINEEYARRFEYNKKREEKQQLESKYGKSVLGKRRDRDGEDESGDSEDDSTSEEEDEDGELATAALDAEIMATLNAIRSKDPRVYDSNATFYTAADEEAKTEGSGKKEKPMTLRDYHRENLLSGANLADEEASDAPKTYAQEQEELKDAVVREMHAAAGKGDEGEEEDEDDFLVAKSAPEPLPEPKKDVNLDVENADKDPETFLSNFMSARAWIPAGRSELQPFESDDEEEDQRAEAFEEAYNFRFEDPSKINATLITHSRDLTNKQSVRREEKSSRKKRRDAERQQMEEEKKQRETEKNRLRKLKMEELQEKVNQIKEVAGLRANELTDEDWVSFLDAAWDDKNWEEEMQKRFGEDYYAEGDKEGSGDESGKKKKHPKKPTWDDDIDIKDLVPDFEEEEKPAVDVSDVDMEDDEEGSNKKSKAQEKRDQKREARKDRLRIQEAVDRNLDLDISLLPGATKKNSTGFRYRETSPQSFGLTARDILMADDTHLNQFAGLKKLASFRDPEKKSRDQRKLGKKARLRQWRKDTFGDEEGPRISEEAPRAPTPEKDNVGKVDIREGEPKKKRRKRNKKN; from the exons ATGGAGCCCCCAGCCAAGAGGTCGCGCAAGTTGCTCGATGACGACAGCTCCAGCGACTCAGGAGATGAGTCCGGCGGAGTTCCCATCACCAACGAGGACATCACGTTCAAGATCAATGAAGAGTATGCGCGCCGCTTCGAATACaacaagaagagagaagagaagcagcaaT TGGAGTCCAAATACGGAAAATCTGTCCTAGGCAAACGTCGTGATcgcgatggtgaagatgagtcCGGCGACTCGGAGGATGATTCTACctctgaagaagaggacgaggacggaGAATTGGCTACCGCCGCTTTGGATGCCGAAATTATGGCCACGCTGAACGCAATTCGATCAAAGGACCCTCGGGTGTATGATAGCAATGCCACTTTCTACACCGCAGCCGACGAGGAGGCGAAAACCGAAGGctctggaaagaaagaaaagcctATGACTCTTCGTGATTATCATCGTGAGAATCTGTTGAGTGGCGCCAACCTGGCAGATGAGGAGGCATCTGACGCGCCGAAGACCTACGCTCAGGAGCAAGAAGAATTGAAGGATGCGGTTGTCCGCGAAATGCACGCCGCTGCCGGTAAaggtgatgagggtgaggaggaggacgaagatgatttCCTTGTTGCCAAATCGGCGCCTGAACCTCTTCCGGAGCCCAAGAAGGATGTCAACCTAGATGTTGAAAATGCGGACAAAGACCCAGAAACCTTCCTTTCAAACTTCATGTCGGCAAGAGCATGGATACCTGCTGGTAGATCGGAACTTCAACCATTCGAGTctgatgacgaagaggaggatcaACGGGCCGAGGCATTCGAAGAGGCATACAACTTCCGCTTCGAAGACCCCAGCAAAATCAACGCTACTCTAATCACCCATTCTCGTGACCTGACTAACAAGCAGTCGGTTcgcagagaagaaaagagcagCCGGAAGAAACGCAGAGATGCGGAGAGACagcagatggaagaggagaagaagcagcgcgAGACAGAAAAGAACCGCCTGCGGAAGCTCAAGATGGAAGAGCTTCAAGAGAAGGTCAACCAAATCAAGGAGGTTGCAGGCCTTCGTGCCAATGAGCTGACTGACGAAGATTGGGTCAGCTTCTTGGACGCTGCCTGGGATGACAAGAactgggaggaggaaatgcaGAAACGTTTTGGTGAAGACTACTACGCGGAGGGTGATAAGGAAGGAAGCGGTGATGAgtcagggaagaagaagaagcatccGAAGAAGCCTACgtgggatgatgatatcgatATCAAGGATCTCGTACCCGacttcgaggaagaggagaagcccgCCGTGGATGTCTCTGATGTCGAtatggaggatgatgaagagggaagtaacaagaagagcaaggcgCAGGAGAAACGAGACCAAAAGCGTGAAGCGCGCAAAGACCGCCTTCGCATTCAGGAGGCCGTGGATCGCAACTTGGACCTCGATATCAGCCTTCTTCCGGGTGCGACCAAGAAGAATTCTACTGGATTCCGCTACCGGGAGACATCGCCTCAGAGTTTTGGATTGACTGCACGGGATATCCTCATGGCCGACGACACCCATCTGAACCAGTTTGCGGGCTTGAAAAAGCTTGCATCGTTCCGTGACCCTGAGAAGAAGAGTCGGGATCAGAGGAAGCTGGGCAAGAAGGCCCGTCTAAGGCAATGGCGCAAGGATACCTTTGGTGACGAAGAAGGCCCCAGGATTTCCGAGGAGGCGCCACGGGCACCTACACCGGAGAAGGATAATGTCGGTAAGGTTGATATCCGTGAGGGTgaacccaagaagaagaggagaaagagaaacaagaagaactgA
- a CDS encoding putative mitochondrial ADP,ATP carrier protein (Ant) (COG:C;~EggNog:ENOG410PG5Y;~InterPro:IPR018108,IPR002067,IPR023395,IPR002113;~PFAM:PF00153;~TransMembrane:2 (i185-204o224-245i);~go_component: GO:0005743 - mitochondrial inner membrane [Evidence IEA];~go_function: GO:0005471 - ATP:ADP antiporter activity [Evidence IEA];~go_process: GO:0055085 - transmembrane transport [Evidence IEA];~go_process: GO:0140021 - mitochondrial ADP transmembrane transport [Evidence IEA];~go_process: GO:1990544 - mitochondrial ATP transmembrane transport [Evidence IEA]), which translates to MAKGDVNQADKTVFGMPGFVVDFLMGGVSAAVSKTAAAPIERIKLLIQNQDEMLRAGRLDRKYNGIMDCFRRTAASEGVVSLWRGNTANVIRYFPTQALNFAFRDTYKSMFSYKKERDGYTKWMMGNLASGGAAGATSLLFVYSLDYARTRLANDAKSAKGGGDRQFNGLVDVYKKTLASDGIAGLYRGFGPSVAGIVVYRGLYFGMYDSIKPVVLVGPLEGNFLASFLLGWTVTTGAGIASYPLDTIRRRMMMTSGEAVKYKSSMDAARQIVAKEGVKSLFKGAGANILRGVAGAGVLSIYDQVQLILFGKKYKGGSG; encoded by the exons ATGGCCAAGGGTGATGTTAACCAGGCCGACAAGACCGTCTTCGGCATGCCC GGATTCGTCGTCGACTTCCTAA TGGGTGGTGTCTCCGCTGCCGTCTCCAAGACTGCTGCCGCCCCCATCGAGCGTATCAAGCTCCTCATCCAGAACCAG GATGAGATGCTTCGCGCTGGTCGTCTCGACCGCAAGTACAACGGTATCATGGACTGCTTCCGTCGTACCGCCGCCTCCGAGGGTGTTGTTTCCCTGTGGCGTGGTAACACTGCCAACGTTATCCGTTACTTCCCCACCCAGGCTCTTAACTTCGCCTTCCGTGACACCTACAAGTCCATGTTCTCCTACAAGAAGGAGCGTGATGGATACACcaagtggatgatgggtAACCTTGCCTCCGGTGGT GCTGCTGGTGccacttccctcctcttcgtctacTCCCTCGACTACGCCCGTACCCGTCTTGCCAACGACGCCAAGTCCGCCAAGGGCGGTGGTGACCGTCAGTTCAACGGTCTCGTTGACGTCTACAAGAAGACCCTCGCCTCCGACGGTATTGCCGGTCTCTACCGTGGTTTCGGTCCCTCCGTTGCTGGTATCGTTGTCTACCGTGGTCTGTACTTCGGCATGTACGACTCCATCAAGCCCGTTGTCCTGGTTGGTCCTCTCGAGGGTAACTTCCTTGCCTCTTTCCTGCTCGGCTGGACTGTCACCACCGGTGCCGGTATCGCTTCCTACCCCCTGGACACCATCCGTCGTcgtatgatgatgacctccGGTGAGGCCGTCAAGTACAAGTCCTCCATGGATGCTGCTCGCCAGATCGTCGCCAAGGAGGGTGTCAAGTCTCTCTTCAAGGGTGCCGGTGCTAACATCCTCCGTGGTGTTGCCGGTGCTGGTGTCCTGTCTATCTACGACCAGGTCcagctcatcctcttcggcaaGAAGTACAAGGGTGGCTCTGGCTAA
- a CDS encoding uncharacterized protein (COG:S;~EggNog:ENOG410Q1MT), which produces MTSSSTTDEVPPRTSSPAAAAAAAADSEPEAEQDTEPQPEQDTTQPATTSATATAPAYSPIYATAEPSDLPTQATNSLDTQVPLTPAAATTTITTTEDPPTTTSTSTSPPPPQPGAHPIPPPTSSTDHPAPTSTTTTTTSNPSPPPPAPKPAEPPLPPTITPAPTASSYTPTPPSSHTHPQSYSYSYGSYGSYGSYRPPTQTQTSNPVPNSTTTPYGSLYQPPTTATTTATTTVTSAGAQLPLHYEPDASSSGRVDLGDAEGGEDGVWGWMRWAGRKLGEVEAEVWRRINEVHDR; this is translated from the coding sequence ATGACCAGTTCCTCCACCACAGACGAGGTCCCTCCCCGGACCTCCAGCccagctgccgccgccgccgccgccgccgactCCGAACCAGAGGCAGAGCAAGACACAGAGCCCCAGCCAGAGCAAGACACAACCCAACCCGCAACCACCTCCGCGACAGCAACCGCCCCAGCCTACTCTCCCATCTACGCTACCGCAGAACCCAGCGACCTCCCAACCCAAGCAACCAATTCCCTGGACACCCAAGTGCCATTGACACCCGCAGCagccactaccaccatcaccaccaccgaagacCCTCCAACAactacatctacatctacatccccaccaccaccccaaccaggCGCCCACCCTATCCCTCCCCCGACATCCTCCACTGACCATCCAGCtccaacatccaccaccactaccaccacctcgaacccttcaccaccaccccctgcGCCCAAACCAGCCgaacctcctcttccaccaacCATCACACCAGCACCCACAGCATCCTCCTAcaccccaacacccccatccaGCCATACCCACCCCCAAAGCTACAGCTACAGCTACGGCAGCTACGGCAGCTACGGCAGCTACCGACcaccaacccaaacccaaacctcCAACCCCGTCCCTAACTCGACCACAACACCCTACGGCTCCCTCTACCAGCCCCCCACGACAGCTACCACGACGGCCACTACGACAGTGACTTCTGCGGGGGCGCAGCTGCCACTGCATTATGAGCCGGATGCGTCGTCgtcggggagggtggatCTGGGTGATgcggagggtggtgaagatggagtgtgggggtggatgaggtgggcGGGACGGAAGTTGGGcgaggtggaggcggaggtgtggaggaggattaaTGAGGTGCATGATCGGTGA
- the STB3 gene encoding uncharacterized protein (COG:S;~EggNog:ENOG410PK59;~InterPro:IPR018818;~PFAM:PF10330): protein MAFMNTTSSIAMALAGKTASVDIPKPRSGFTPGGRDSARPGHPAMLPTPPNSISPTLPPQGFRRQGANHPGYSPLSSSHVESDVELGDAADHTNNSNEARPSAHDLDSTGAITPGMLAKCHLPEIMLQHGPLAIRHLMGYLTTSVPGFSGIPPAKARRLVVAALEGRGSEDKSGGRDGDVIFEKVGWGRWDARRRGEPLRDAQHLNVSPPASISNSFPQRGMQIPTKRGSVQPYGSSVTGDSAVFSYSEMDYGGHDVSMLEHEADKMSLDGNEREYCSSSEAPDDEMQDEDWGEEDITDEEDWAQIGADALRARSLNASGGFVNGTHNSPQLRGGGPAASSLAKSAPRRLPVQQHGFTLPEGVMGDREERAAVEALLRLGSM, encoded by the coding sequence atggcttTCATGAATACCACCTCCAGCATTGCTATGGCCCTTGCTGGCAAGACGGCCTCTGTCGATATTCCCAAGCCGCGCTCCGGTTTCACCCCGGGCGGTCGTGACTCCGCTCGTCCGGGGCATCCTGCCATGTTGCCTACTCCGCCCAACTCCATTTCCCCCACTTTGCCTCCGCAGGGCTTCAGACGCCAGGGCGCTAATCACCCTGGATACTCCCCGCTGAGCTCCTCGCATGTGGAGTCCGATGTTGAACTCGGAGATGCCGCCGATCATACGAACAACTCGAATGAAGCTCGTCCGTCGGCTCATGATCTAGATAGCACCGGGGCTATCACGCCCGGCATGTTGGCCAAGTGCCATCTCCCGGAAATCATGCTGCAGCATGGCCCTTTGGCTATTCGCCACCTGATGGGCTATTTGACCACTAGTGTTCCGGGATTCTCAGGCATCCCGCCTGCCAAAGCCCGCAGGCTGGTGGTCGCTGCGCTGGAAGGTCGAGGGAGCGAAGACAAGAGTGGCGGtcgtgatggtgatgttATCTTCGAGAAGGTCGGCTGGGGACGCTGGGATGCTCGCCGTCGTGGTGAGCCTTTGCGGGATGCGCAACACCTCAACGTGTCGCCACCCGCCAGTATCTCCAACTCTTTCCCACAACGGGGCATGCAGATCCCTACGAAGCGGGGAAGCGTTCAGCCCTATGGTAGTAGCGTCACTGGCGACTCCGCTGTCTTCTCTTACTCGGAGATGGACTACGGTGGACATGATGTCAGCATGCTGGAACATGAGGCTGACAAGATGTCACTCGACGGAAACGAGCGCGAGTACTGCTCGTCGTCTGAGGCCCCGGACGACGAGATGCAGGACGAAGACTGGGGCGAAGAAGACATcacagacgaggaagattgGGCACAGATAGGTGCTGATGCGCTTCGCGCACGATCATTGAACGCCTCGGGAGGCTTCGTGAATGGGACACATAATTCGCCACAGCTGCGCGGCGGAGGACCTGCTGCGTCGTCGCTGGCGAAGTCTGCACCGCGCAGATTACCGGTTCAACAACACGGCTTTACCCTCCCTGAGGGTGTCATGGGTGACCGCGAGGAGCGTGCTGCAGTCGAGGCGCTCCTCCGACTCGGATCAATGTAA